A stretch of DNA from Candidatus Nomurabacteria bacterium:
CTAGAAGTTTGGCCACTTCCCGCACTCCTTCCCCACGGGCAAATTCTGGTTGAGCGAAGAGATTGGAGAGACCACTTAAGTACAGATTGTCACCAATAGTTGCTAAACCTAAGTTTTGGGTTAGTTCAACGAGTGTATCAACGGCGTTTTTAATGGTAGTTTCTGGTAGGCTTTTAGAATGGATCCTCCCTTCTAGAGCTCTCTTTGTGTGAGGACCTAGCTGTTTCTGGATATTGTCCCCTTCTTCGCCTTGAACTGTATTGACGTAAAATCTATATCCTTTGTCAGTTGGTATTCTACCTGAAGAGGTGTGGGTCTGAGTTAGGTAGCCGAGGTCTTCGAGTTCGGCCATATCGGCTCGAATAGTTGCCGGGGATACGCCAAAAAGTTTGGCAAGGGTAATTGATCCTACAGGGGATGCTATCTCCGCATATTGTTCTACAATACTGGTAAGAATTTGCTCTTGACGGGGTGTCATGATACCTGTTTATTATACAGATATAATTGGCGTTTAAGCAAGCAGAGTGCTAGTCTCGAATCTTTTTACTGTCCTGTTTGGTTCTGCCGTAGATATTCCGGCTGAGTTTGGCTTTATGTGGATAGGGATGATCCTAAGAGTTTCTGCTTCTGGGATATTTATTAGTAAAAGTTTATTGTAAAAGCTTTTTTCTAAGAACAGTGTTAAACTTAAGCAAGATATTATTTTTTATGAAGTCATTTGTTAAGCCTAGAAACAAGTTAACCAAAAGAGAGTTAATTTTGGTATGTATAATTGCTTTTCTTACTTCGTTATTATTGTTAGTTAGTCTTGCTTTTTTAATTTTGAGGTCCACTGGTTTAAAGTTAAGATCTGAGAATACTCAGTTAGGCGATAAGGTAGTTAGCTTGCAGGGTGATCTTAAAGATATTGGCGAGAGACTCTCTGGTCTGTCTAGTAAAAATTCTGATACTGCTAGTACTGAACCAGGTCTTGTGTTGAATAGAATTGGTTTGACAGCAGTTCCGGGAGATACTCAGTTGACGGTTGATACGCCAGAGGGGTGGGAGCTAGTTGGTCAAAATAGGTTAAAGTCTGGAGAGTCCACTGTTTCTGCTCAGTCGGAAAGTATCGATTTGTTTAGTGTGCCTAACTATAAAGCAACTAGAACTATTGAGTCTTTTCAGACTAGATCTGGGCAAACGGCATTTTTAGTCTTTATACAAGTCAGTTCAGAAAACAAGGGTTACTTAAGCGTTAGCTTCTGTAATCCGGAGACTGGATCGGCATGCTCTTATAGAGGGGATGATGGAAAGTATGTCTTTGTTTTAGCCCATGCCATAAAAGAAGGTGATCAGTTTGTACGTGACATGGACTTTAATTCTGCTGAGGGAATTAAACTTTTGACAGATTTCAAAATAATGATGAAGGGCTTAGAGATCAGCTAAAGAGTTTTTCCATAATCCTTCTATTGTCGGACCTTTCTTTTTGGGTGAAGCCGAGTTTTCTATAGAAGTCTACTGTATCTGGGAGCGATTCTAAAAATAGCTTTATCTTCCCTTCTCTTCTAGATTCTTCCTCGATGAGCTCCATAAGATGTCGGCCTAATCCGGCACCTCTTAGTTTTCTCGGTATAAAGACCTCTCTAACAAACGTTGCTGAAGGCTGGTCAACGGTGATGCCATAACTAGTTATGCCTCTGATGGATGCAGGTATTGACGTATCATTGGCGTAGTACATGAATCTTCGCTGTGATAGTCTGTTATCGTGCAATTGGAGGGTCCTAGGCGGGTCGATTGCTCCGATGCCGATTCCGCCGTGGACGTCAAGTAAAAGTGGAGCTGCTTGTACTGGCCATTCTGGATGAGCGTAGTTTGCCTTTTCTAAGTACATAGAAAAAAGTATGAATTTAGTTCAGTAGGACTTCTTTAGGGGCTTTGGCATCTTGTAGTATTTTATTGACTTCGTCTTCGTCTAAGGTCTCTTTTTTGATTAGCTCATCCTTTAAGGTGTCAAGATATTTATGGTTTGCAACAATTACTTTTCTAGCTCTTTCCGTAGCTTCATCAACTAGTTTTTGGACTTCTTCATCAATTATTTCTGCAGTTTTTCCAGAGTATTGTGTGTGACCTCCGGCCATCATCCCGGAAGTATCATATGGATGAGCTTCCTCTTTAAAGGCTAGGTTCTTTAGCTTTTTACTCATGCCGTACTCCACTACATAGCTTCGGGCTATGCTGGTAACCTTCATTAGATCGTTACTCGCTCCAGTATTAATATTGCTTTCTCCGTATATAACTTCTTCAGCGACTCTTCCGCCAAGTGCTTGAGCTAGGAGGTCTTTAATGTCCTTAGCGCTTTGGTGATGTTTGTCGTCTTGAGGAAGGCTCCAGGTTATCCCGGCTGCCCCCCCTCTAGGTAGTATGGTAATTTTGTGGATAGGATCAGAATTAGGAAGAACGTGTCCAACAAGTGCGTGGCCACCTTCGTGATAAGCGGTGATCTCTTTGTCTTTATCGGTCATTGGAGAGTTCTTGCGTTCTGGTCCTATGGCAACACGTTCAAATGCTTCTGTTACGTCGTTGTTTTGAATTGTTTTTGATTTTCTTCTTGCGGCAATTATTGCAGATTCATTAGCGAGGTTGGCGAGGTCTGCTCCGCTCATACCGGCAGTTTTTTTGCTTAGTGCTGCTAGATCGACATTTGAGTCTAGAGGTTTGCCCTCAAAGTGGACGTTTAAGATGGCTTGACGATCTGGTCTTTCTGGCAATGGGATGTGGACTCTTCTATCAAAACGTCCTGGCCTTAGGAGTGCTGGGTCAAGCACATCGGCTCTGTTGGTTGCGGCAAGTACGATGACATTTTCGCCTCCTTCAAAGCCATCCATTTCTACTAAGATTTGGTTGAGGGTCTGTTCACGTTCGTCGTGACCTCCTCCAGTACCTGAGCCACGACGTCGTCCTACGGCATCAATTTCGTCGATAAAGATAATACATGGTGCATTCTTTTTGGCTTTGGCAAAGAGATCTCTAACGCGGCTTGCACCAACACCTACGAACATTTCAACAAACTCTGAGCCTGAAATTGAAAAGAATGGGACATCAGCTTCGCCAGCGACTGCTTTAGCGAGCATGGTTTTACCAGTACCTGGGTCTCCCACCAATAAAACTCCTTTAGGGATTTTAGCGCCAAGTTGTTTGAACCTTTTTGGGAACTTAAGGAACTCAACAACTTCTGATAGATCCTGCTTAGCGTTATCGTTTCCGGCAATATCATCAAACTTAACTTTCTTTTTGTCTGCTCCATACAGTTTGGCCTTGCTTTTACCGAACATGGCCGCCTGATTGCCCTGGTTACCTGCTTGACGAGCGATAAAGTAGAAGAATCCTACAAAAATAAGAACTGGTAGGGCAATGTTTATTATTAAGTCTATTGCTGTTGAATTACTATTCGACTGATTCTTGGCAGTATATTCGACCTTGCTTATATCCAGTCCTTGCTCTTTGGCACTAGCTCCAGTGGGAAGTATTGCAAATTTGCTTGGCTTGTCTTCATTTTTTTGAGTTATTAAGAGTTTTTGACCATCTTCTTTTATTTTAGAAACCCGATTGTTGTTTACGTCATCTACAAGGGTGCTAAACGGGATCTCATCTTCTTTTTTTAGTCCGTCTTTATTGATATTGCCACCAACTAGTGCGAGACCAACTAAAATTACAAGAGTAACTGTTAGAAATGTTCTAATTCGATTTGATCTTTTAGGGCTTTTGCCCCCCCTCATTGGTAATTGTGGTTTTTTTGGTTTCATTTAAAATCCTCTATTGTTCTTAT
This window harbors:
- the hflB gene encoding ATP-dependent zinc metalloprotease FtsH — protein: MRGGKSPKRSNRIRTFLTVTLVILVGLALVGGNINKDGLKKEDEIPFSTLVDDVNNNRVSKIKEDGQKLLITQKNEDKPSKFAILPTGASAKEQGLDISKVEYTAKNQSNSNSTAIDLIINIALPVLIFVGFFYFIARQAGNQGNQAAMFGKSKAKLYGADKKKVKFDDIAGNDNAKQDLSEVVEFLKFPKRFKQLGAKIPKGVLLVGDPGTGKTMLAKAVAGEADVPFFSISGSEFVEMFVGVGASRVRDLFAKAKKNAPCIIFIDEIDAVGRRRGSGTGGGHDEREQTLNQILVEMDGFEGGENVIVLAATNRADVLDPALLRPGRFDRRVHIPLPERPDRQAILNVHFEGKPLDSNVDLAALSKKTAGMSGADLANLANESAIIAARRKSKTIQNNDVTEAFERVAIGPERKNSPMTDKDKEITAYHEGGHALVGHVLPNSDPIHKITILPRGGAAGITWSLPQDDKHHQSAKDIKDLLAQALGGRVAEEVIYGESNINTGASNDLMKVTSIARSYVVEYGMSKKLKNLAFKEEAHPYDTSGMMAGGHTQYSGKTAEIIDEEVQKLVDEATERARKVIVANHKYLDTLKDELIKKETLDEDEVNKILQDAKAPKEVLLN
- a CDS encoding DeoR family transcriptional regulator, whose translation is MTPRQEQILTSIVEQYAEIASPVGSITLAKLFGVSPATIRADMAELEDLGYLTQTHTSSGRIPTDKGYRFYVNTVQGEEGDNIQKQLGPHTKRALEGRIHSKSLPETTIKNAVDTLVELTQNLGLATIGDNLYLSGLSNLFAQPEFARGEGVREVAKLLDNLEPWMREAAPGEPLSVYIGSENPIGGASGCSLIISKFNSPYSKNSYIGVLGPTRQSYAQVMRLVKTTGELLERAL
- a CDS encoding GNAT family N-acetyltransferase → MYLEKANYAHPEWPVQAAPLLLDVHGGIGIGAIDPPRTLQLHDNRLSQRRFMYYANDTSIPASIRGITSYGITVDQPSATFVREVFIPRKLRGAGLGRHLMELIEEESRREGKIKLFLESLPDTVDFYRKLGFTQKERSDNRRIMEKLFS